The Triticum aestivum cultivar Chinese Spring chromosome 7B, IWGSC CS RefSeq v2.1, whole genome shotgun sequence genome window below encodes:
- the LOC123160277 gene encoding putative F-box protein At1g33530, producing MAMAEPCYPVLPDHVIEDILARLPAKTVLRCRCLSRAWAATLSTDDFADRHLRLANRHGSPRILIMQAALSRESLPKIHAWSPEHPACTTLMEFHGAVTRCNRGPLWPLVRRNGRNTDADNVVPLVVTMQCRGLVIVEAIGAGLHFVFNPSTGQMAALPEGRHIGFPIPDRRYASLGIGYDTISKKHKVVRVYYRGSDVDNLPASGAGCEVYVVNSGGLWRPANGGARERPPGWVKQDGKSVFAQGHVHWLARSKLNPPNKRETWAFIATFSLSDETFGTVQFPLNEHCNSVLGHYLTEMGGRLCLISWVLKKVEWSRPHLYYIWLLRRHETSTWDLHCIIDLDTSSPEVLRFMHARQFVSPLAMIDNGRRVVLVHVQPRHLQFDSAADFELCAYNPETGDMENLLDQSGLLSNQGMVIGQPTFYEESIAYPGQPHEDIIFAMSLVLRQMSKRTLTRLRFVCRSWRAMIESSDFLEKRRRVLMRSMCRF from the coding sequence ATGGCCATGGCGGAGCCATGCTATCCCGTGCTCCCGGACCATGTCATCGAGGACATCTTGGCGCGGCTGCCGGCCAAGACGGTGCTCCGGTGCCGCTGCCTCTCTCGCGCCTGGGCGGCCACGCTCTCTACGGACGACTTCGCCGACCGCCACCTCCGTCTCGCCAACCGTCACGGCAGCCCCAGGATTCTCATCATGCAGGCCGCGCTGTCTCGCGAGTCACTCCCGAAGATCCACGCGTGGTCGCCGGAACACCCTGCCTGCACGACGCTCATGGAGTTCCACGGCGCGGTCACACGGTGTAACCGCGGTCCGCTGTGGCCTCTCGTCAGACGCAACGGCCGGAACACCGACGCGGACAATGTCGTTCCACTTGTCGTCACCATGCAGTGTCGCGGCCTGGTCATCGTCGAGGCCATCGGTGCAGGGTTACACTTCGTGTTCAACCCATCCACGGGCCAGATGGCGGCCCTCCCAGAGGGCCGGCACATAGGCTTCCCCATACCTGACCGTAGGTATGCGAGTCTAGGGATCGGCTACGACACGATCAGTAAGAAACACAAAGTTGTACGTGTCTACTACCGCGGATCCGACGTGGATAACCTCCCGGCATCTGGCGCTGGATGCGAGGTCTACGTGGTAAACTCCGGGGGGCTTTGGaggccggcgaacggcggcgcccGGGAGAGACCGCCGGGCTGGGTAAAGCAAGATGGCAAGAGCGTATTTGCACAAGGTCATGTGCATTGGTTGGCCAGGAGCAAGCTCAACCCCCCTAATAAGCGGGAAACTTGGGCTTTCATCGCCACTTTCTCTCTCAGCGACGAGACTTTTGGGACCGTGCAGTTCCCACTCAACGAGCATTGCAATAGCGTACTTGGGCACTACTTGACGGAGATGGGCGGGCGCCTATGCCTCATTAGCTGGGTACTCAAGAAGGTCGAATGGTCACGGCCGCATCTCTACTACATCTGGCTACTAAGGAGACATGAAACTAGCACCTGGGATCTGCACTGCATAATCGACCTGGACACGTCGTCGCCGGAGGTACTTAGGTTCATGCACGCCCGTCAATTCGTCAGCCCACTCGCCATGATCGACAACGGTCGTCGCGTCGTCCTCGTACATGTACAACCACGCCACCTCCAATTCGACAGCGCAGCAGATTTCGAATTGTGCGCGTACAACCCTGAAACCGGCGATATGGAGAATCTCCTGGACCAAAGTGGCTTGCTCTCTAATCAAGGCATGGTCATAGGGCAGCCCACATTCTACGAGGAAAGCATCGCCTATCCCGGGCAGCCGCACGAGGACATAATCTTCGCCATGTCACTGGTGCTACGACAGATGTCGAAGCGCACTCTTACAAGGCTCAGGTTTGTTTGCCGGAGCTGGCGCGCAATGATCGAGAGCAGCGACTTTCTCGAGAAACGACGTAGGGTGCTCATGCGTAGTATGTGCAGATTTTGA